The Lolium rigidum isolate FL_2022 chromosome 1, APGP_CSIRO_Lrig_0.1, whole genome shotgun sequence region CTAAACCATGATGATTGGCTACTCTATGTTTGACCCTCATAGATTTGGAGAACCTGTCTACAACACAAAGCATCCCCGGTTTTGCAGTTCCGGTATACTTCAAGAACACCACCAAAGTAGCAACACAAGCCAGCTTTTGCCCGGAATAGTTAGGCTCCAAGTCTTACTCTTTGAAACAAAATAATTCAGACACTTGGTTTACTCCAACATCTCACCATGGCTTATAATCGACACTAGCTATATCGGTATCTCTTGCTTGtggcaatgtgaatcctttgatcaTGCGGAGATTTGCAAAGCTTTTTGTTTTTCAGTATCTGGAAATGGAGACCGAATCTGTAATGGAAGATGGAAATGTGCCGTAGCGGATGTAAGTGATACTGGGGCACTCAGAGCATATATACGTTGGATCCAACCGTTTTATAAGAGTCTGCTTCGGCCATACCTGGCCatgggaagcccggcccggcccgaaatttCCGGGCTTGGGCCAACCCGAGCATGTCCGTGGGCCAGGCCTGGGCCAGAAATTTAGGCCCGATGGTCAAGACGGGCCGGGCGTGGGCTTGGAAAATAGGGCAAATAGGGAAGAGGCCCGACCCGATGGGTATTTGCTGctatgggccgggcctgggccgaaATATTAGGCccgatggtcgggccgggccgggcctgggcctgggTTTTTTGTGTCGGGCTTTGTTAGgcccggcccgaagcccggcccggcccggcccgaacaaTGCCCAGGTATAGCTTCGGCTCTAAAGAGGGAAAGGCGTGAGAGCAAGGGGGAAAGCTCAAGAGCCTGATGCAGACTGCTCGTACATAGAAGTAATGCTGTAATGCATTTTGCATATCACACAACAAATATGATTTCCCGAGGAGACACTGCGGGAAAACATGGCAGGCAAAAGACACGCCAAAGCCGTTTCGGAACTAGTCCAGGGAAGCCTAGCTGCATCTTTGCCGTTCCTTCCAACATCTCTGTATATAATTCCGGGTTGTGTACTTGGACGAGAAGGACACCCAGTTGATTATTTCATGTCTTTTGCctcctttcttttttacttttttaaTAAATAGAATGTAGTTTTCACAAGGCTTATTTCACTCGTGGCAATTTTATTTGAAGGCCCGCTTGCCTATTTCGTGTGAAGATACCTCTTAGTGGTTGACCATAGAACTAAGTATTTTATCTTGAGAAGACATATGTTGGACAATGATAAATGCCAATTATTCGACCCTCAGGATATATCTTCGTGTTTGCGATCCTCTGTACCTTGCTCATTTACTTCCTGCAATCTATGTTTTCTGCAAGTTATATATTTGTGGATTTGCATGGGCAAGGTGTTTTAATTAACCGTAGGAAACAACTTGACAGACTTGCTAACCTTTATTAATATTTTTGAGAACACTGTGTCCACCCCATCTAGTCAACGTAGACGGCCTTTCCACAACAGGAGGGCATGTGAAAATTCCTGTAAAATGCCGCACAAGGCGGGCCGCGAGGCTAGGGCAAATCCACAGGTGAAAAGATCCCTGTCCCGAGAACCCGTactctttgaaataaaataatTCGGACAATGTGAAAAGTGCTCGTGTGGGTGCGGTGTAAGAACATGGGGATTCACACGGTTTAGAGACACTCAAGGTGGTCGGGCCATGAGAACCCGTCTTCGCCATGTTCAGGAGAGCCACGATGTGCCCCACCCAACATGGCAAGCGTGGCTCGTGTAGGTGCCTGCATGCCTTTACCAAGGGTGCAAACCTATCGATGGTCATCGATGTGATGGCCTAAGTGAAGACAGGGCCCAACGTTGAGCGACACATGACTGCCCTAGGGAGCAACCAAGGAGATGGGGGCTTCATCCTGATGCGTGCGCATGTGTCCTCCTTGCCATGGAATCAGACAACCCACCATTTTTTGGGGAGACTTGTATAGTAAATTAGCTTAAGACAGTTGGCTTCTCTCTTAGTTATAATGATTTGAAAAATGGTGGACTCATTGGGTTTAGTGCTATGCAGAAGAGCACAATGGCAATGGGTGTAACTTCATATGGTTCCCCCACATACTATGGTGATCATTACATGTGCGTCGGGGAAGAGAGTCTGAATGTTTTGCAAGATTATAAACACAATCTTTGAAGTTGAGTACCTCGGAGCATCCAATGAGACGGACACCGCAAGGCTCTTGAATGAGTGAAGGTAGAGGTTGAATAGGTATGCTTTGGAGCATCGACTGCATACATATTGGAAGTGAAAGAACGACCTTTCTACATGGCATGATCAATTCATGGGGATGTTGTCATGATCCTAATACTATCATTGTTGAATCTATTGCCTAGAAGgacatgtggatttggcattgcTACTTCGAAATTAATTCTCAACTCTCACGATGATATCAAGATCACATATGTTCGCAAGGATAGCAAAATGGAAAAGCTCTATCATGTAATTTTACTAGGGCTGGGATACTATCTATCTGATGGTATCTACCCTTCTTGAACCTTTTGTGAATACAATTCATAAACCTAAAGGCATGAAGAATTCATACTTTTTCCAATGCTCAAGATGTTGTGCGTATGAGGACATTGGGTGCATTTGGAGTGTTGCAAGCTAGGTTTTGCGATTATGTGTGGACATGCTCACTTTGGGTAccggtgatgcatgtaaaatacatcCATGAACTTTGTAGGTTATTATGTTAAAatcattattatcttgaaaaaTCATGTAAATAAAAATGTACTAGAAGTATTATTCAATGAATTTATTGTTTGAGGCAAAATAAATAAAGTGATGTTGATCTGTCGGTGCCACTGCCAAGTGACAATTCGGAGAGCAGAAAGAGCTCATTGCCTCCTAGACCCAGATCCATCGCATCCGAGCGGATATGGCCATGGAGGAGTTGGGCAGCGACACGTCCATCATGGTGGTGCCAGGCCTAGTGTGTGGCGCTACCAATACCGTGATATGCATATGATTCTATTCTTGGACCATTCTTGGACGATGAGGTGCTCATCAGCTCCTCAGTGGAAGGCGTAGAGATGATTGGCAATACAATCGATGGTTAAGCACACGGTAGTGGAGGACCCTCCATGTGTATGTTAACACATAATGGATTGTTCTATGTTCGACTACAATACCAATTATACCTAGGTTTACGTTTTTAGTATACTTCGTCAACCTCACTAGAAGAGCTACACTCACCAAGCTACGCCAGGAGATGACTGGGCTCCAGGATGTACTCTTTGAAACAAGATAATCTCGACACTTGGTTTTCTCCAACATCTCACCATCGCTTAATCAACAATATAACTCTATTTGTTCGCGTGCAGCTACACGCATCATTGCCAAAGCTTTTGATTTGTTCTTTGTTATCTATAGAAATAACATCCACATATCTAATTGAATATGGAGATGTACTATAGAGGATGTAAATGTCGTTGCATACGATAGATTGTTGTCAGAAATTGTGTTCAGAGCGAGAGGGGGCACCCAAAGCATATGTTGGATCAAACCCTTGTATATAAATCTGGGCTCTAAAGAGCAAAATGTGTGACAACAAATTAGAGCAAGGAAAAAAGCTCAAAAAGCATGAAGCACACTGCTCAAGCTTGCCACACAGCTAGTACATAGAACTAATGCATTTCCATTTTGCATATCACCCACCAAACAAGATATGACGACCACTAGGAGAGGATCTAGTAAAAGTGTCAAATGATCGCTTGTATTATtttaagaaaaaaatgaaaactgaAATATAGATGCTTGGTTTAAGGTGTCTTACTTTACAACATTTGCCGAGTCCCTAAAGTACTTCTCGAAACTGTTAAAAGGAGAGTAAAACATTTTGGAAATCTAAAATTTAGGGCATGTGATAGAGATTGGGAGCCATGCATTGGCTTTTGGTTGCATATTCTctctttatttaaaatgcatctttgaatattttgaaatgttaaaatatTCCAACAAAAAATTATGTATATCTTCACATTCTACCTGCACAtaaagtctttccatgaaaaatcGTCTTGTTATTTAGGCTGTGTGAAAAGACAAAAATTGATGGTAAAAAAAGACTTTTTGTGAGAcatgttttgtctttttacatCGACAAAAAAAATCAGGTTTTCACGAAACTGTACGGACGCATACAGATTGTTGAGATTGACATACACACattttgtttttgaaatttttgacaattaaaatatgttttttgtttattttatggGACCATATGCACACGGtgtcgaattgaatttccgtactTGCCGGGCATTCCTGCAAACCTATTACTCCATCCTTTACATGAAGAAACTCAAAGAGCATGAGGTACACCTGGTACCCCTTATCCAGCTAaaggatttttcttttttttatcatCATTATTCCGATCCACATTAATGgattcaactttatctagattcaTATGTATCTAGTTAAGTTTTCAGACTAGATGCATGcgaatctagataaagttgagtccattaatatgaaccggacggAGTAATGCATTTCCTTTTTCATATCACCAAACAAACATGATTTGACGACCACTAGAAGAAGATTCTAGTACAAAGTGTCAAATGGTTGCTTGTACTCTTACGATAGAAAATCTTTAGGCAAATTGGAAACTGAAATAAAGAGGCTCGATGTAAAAGGGTTTTAGAAGTCTAAAATTTAGGGCATGTGATAGAGAAGCTTGCCGGGCATTCTTGCCAACCTATTAGAAAAGGAACAAGTTATAGTTAAAAAAAAGAGGAACAAGTTATGAAGGTGGAAAAGGGACAAATGATcgaatgctaccatcataattctGCACTTGTGCTGTTGAAAAGAAATCATGTGAATAAAAATGTACAGTATCATAAATATCATTCAGTGAATTTCTTGTCTGATGCAAAATTAATGAAGTGATCCCTGCTGCCGGTACCACTGCCAAAGTGCCAAGTGCCAAGTGAcagtttcgaaaaaaaaaaaagtgcCAAGTGACAATTACTCCGTAGTAGAGAAAAAGAGCTCATCGGCACCCAGACACAGATCCATCGCAGCCGAGCGAGCATGGCCACGGCGGCGTTGGGCGGCGATGCGGCCAGCATGGTGGCCGTGGGCCTGGTCTGGGGCGTTACGAACGCCCTGATGCGCCGGGGCGCGCTCGTCTGGGACCGCCGCTCCCGCTCCCTCCCCGCCGGCTCCGGCGCCATCCGGCGGTGGGCGGACCTCCTGCTGACGTGGCAGTACTCGGCGCCGTTCCTCGCCAACCTCTCCGCGTCCGCCACCTTCTTCCGGCTCCTCGGCGACGCCCCCATCTCCGTCGCCGTGCCCGTCACCAACGCCACCAccttcgccgccaccgccgtcgcagCCGCGCTCCTCGGGGAGGACACAcgcgccgcgcccgccgcgcTCGGCACCGCGCTCATTGTCCTCGGCGTCTGGGTCTGCATCTCCTAGCTAGCCCGCCTAGGAACTAAACTCCTTTGTACACTGGCTGCTGCAGTGAAATTATTGGTAAATTTACATAGAATCACCTTTTTTTTGCGGGAATACATAGAATCACCTTGTGGCACCATCTAGCTCATCTTTTTTTAGGGACACAATTCTCATCTTTCTCCAATGTTGTCTGTAGAATATGGTGTACTTGTATAAATCTCTCAGTTCATAATATATTTCTATTGATTCTAAAATATAGGTTGCTTGTCATTACTGCCTTTCGCAGTATTGTGTGTTTTTCCAGATCCAGGCATGGAACTTGGTAATTCGATCACACGGACAAAATACTGATTTAGATCATACAGGTTAGGAAGGATAACCTACAGATACATAGAAAGATTGTTCCATCTCAATTCATCAATTCTCCATTTCTCCTGGATCCTCATCACTGTAAGTCTTTATCCTGCTTGTGTCCACAACTTCAAGTGACCGCTTGCTCGAGTAACCTGGGATCCTAGGGCAGAGTTTCTCGTTTGTGGGTCCTATGTTTGCATTGAGGTGCAAATATTCAATTAGTCAGGAATTTTATTCCTGAAACTTGCATCATTGCATGCTTCCCATATAGATCTATGAACCGGAGTGATAGCAAGTCTGTAACTAGCTTATTTTTCGGTGCCACTCAACCTAACATGCCAATCCATTAATTTATCTAAATCCAATGGTAAGTTAAAAAGTGTGCAAGATTAGTATTTATACATGCTATCAATAGCTTCTCTGTTCCTCCCACAGAAAATAGCTTCCCTGTTCCTTCTGCAGAAAATAGCTTCACTGTTCCCAAAATTTGTCAGGAAGTATAGTGTTCATTCCATTTTCGTGTAAATGCAGATTGGATGTTGCCTTCAACCAATTGTCTGTTTGAGGTCCAACTTTGATAACGGCCATTTCATTGAGTATCGCTAAAATGAGCATTAACAAGGTGCTTTGTTGTAGTTGGTAATGAGGATGGTGTTCATTCTTTTGCAGGtctgtacttgaatgctctgctaGGGAGCTAGGGAGAAACAGGTACTATACCTTGTCTCCACGACACACGAGATCATGGGCTGTGATCTGGGAGGGTGAACGGTCTGTTTGACTACACGCTTAATTCTGAAAggtatgttttttcttttttaagaaaAACAAAAGCTGCATGGTTTATTGATAGAAAAGAGTGTATTTACAAGCCCGACCTGAGCCCAGGTGACACAACAACGCAATGGAATTTGTCAGAAAATACATTTGCCAGTGAATTGAAACTTAGCTATACATACATGAGAAACACATAAATTTTGGGACAATTTTATCTTCTCTTTTCTTCATGTTCAAGATATATTACAAGGCTTGGGTTAATAGTACCCATAGTATCCATATCAATAGGATACAGACTCAACTCTCTAAATACAACTGTCTTGGACTCTGATTTAAACGGGCAACTTGAACACAAGCACCGTGTACTCTACATGCATACTTATACTACTAGGATACGACTCCTCCATGCCTACACATTAACATACTTACATACATatatgctactccctccgatccataataattgTCGGGAAATTAGTACAAAAGTTGTACTAACTTAGTACGAAAtccccgacacttattatggatcggagagagTGCTATAATATTTCCTAATTCACACGACATTACGGTAGCAATATACATGATGCTAGTTACAGAATCACAGATAATGTGTTGCTCAAATGAAATGTCTCTCGTGCCGAGACACGCGCTTCTTCCTTTTCACCATAGGTTGTGGAGTTTGCAGCTTACAGCTTATCTTGTAGTTGTAGTAGGGTGGTATGCGAGACCTCCATGCAAGAGCCTCAAATTTCCCACGTGGTAGTGTACCACCACATCCTAAGATGATGTCGTGCACACTAATCTTGGGGATTTCCTCACCGGAATCTAACTGATGATGGTTGCAAACCAAGAAGTATTTGCTGCTCCTGGCCAATCTCCAATAATATACTGGTTCATCTTCCCGTAAGCAAAGATTTGGGTGCTTGTCAGACATAAGGAAGTGTGTCTGCTTATATGCTCTCACACATTGAAGAACTGTGCACCAGAACTGAGCATTAAAGTTATCTCGCAGTAAACCAGCAATGATAAGCGCGCTCTTGAAACACTGTGTCTGTTCCAAAGCAATCTCCATGGCCATGATTGCCAGTTTTGGCTGGTCATCAGGCTTTGTGCTTCCGAATGCAAGGGACTTGAAAAAATGCCAATAAGCTTCTGGAGGGAGAAAGTCCAGTCGAAGCGCTTCTGTTGTTCCCAGATTCGCAATTATATCCGACCGACTGGTAATTATGATTTTGCTCCCACTGCACGGTGTCATGCTTGTTACGGAAGATTTCAGCCTTGTCCATGCTGCCTCGTTAATGCCCTCAGTTATTTCAACAATAATCAGCAACCTGTTTTGAGAAGCACAATTCCGATGTCTGACTAGACCATTAATATTGTTCCCTTTCAGGTCAATCACTCCTTCATACTTGAGACTGCCTTCTGGAAAGAAGACGATCATCGAGAAGCGACCGCGCACACTCGCATCCCTACAGACATACTCAACAAGAGTGCTCTTCCCTACTCTTATTGGACCAACAATTGGAAGTACTGCCAAGTCAGGCGTAGCATTGGGACACAGCAAGAAATTCAGGATCTGTTCCCGTTCTGTTTGGCGACCGAACATGCAATTGTCCAGGATCAAATATGTTCCATAAGGTTGACGAACTATCCGAGGATACAACTCCAAGAAGAAAAGAAATTCCTTGACACCAGCCATGGTGCCTTCAAGGGTGTCGACCATCCGTTGCAGCTCTTCTCGTATGTTGTTGTTTATATCAAACAACAATGCTTTTCTGTTGTTGCTACCACTGCATGGCCGAGAGAAACAAATCCGTTTGGCTGGACTGGATTTGGACAATACAGACGATGAATGGCTTACCTCCTCGTCAAGGGCGGCTTGGAATCTCAAGGCATCAAGCATGTAGCATCctctgtacattccctgcctcaaCACTCCGAGCTGACGGAGCATCCCCTGGTTAGTGATATGCCGCCCCTGTGCCTCCTCGATGACGATGTCGATTCTCAGTACAACTCTGTCTAGCCTCTGGAGAATCTCGTCGATGCCAGGTTGCTTCTGGAAGTATTTGCTGATCACGAACGATGCCGACCTGCTGACGAGGTCACCTACAATTGCAGAGATGAGGACATCCATCGGTTGGTGAACCTCCTCAACTTGAGCACTTGCAGTGGAAGAGGGATATACAGCAATGGGTGATACCAGTTGGACTTCGAGTTTTGGTGGTGTTGTTGGCAGGTGTTCTGGATGGAACATTTGAAGGTGGTTGCCGTGATGACTGTGGCATAGTAGAGTGAGCCAAGGGCTGGAGCCTGGATGGATTGACACTTCATGTGATGTGTTGTCCTGCCACTTTTTAAGTGGGTCTTCACCTGACTTCTGGAATTAATTGTCACTAGTCTGACCGCCTCATTGCTAATCTAGGTCAAAACAGCACAACTTACCTTTCCtatctttatctttattttattctatGCCTCCATTTAGTCGTGACAAATCTTGACTTGTAATGCAGTTGATGATTCTTACTTGTCTATTTCTTTTTAAAATAAATCTCTATCATCTGAAATCATGCACCGTTAAGTCAAAAACTACATTGAATTCGTGCGATATGTTATTTCGATTTCTTGTTTGTAAGTTATGTATGGGGTGACCTTGGGACAACGATGGTTGGATGATAATTAATGCTGTATATTATAAGGTTGATGTTATAGAATTTCTTGGCAACCACCCCCGTCAAATGCATATTTTATTTGGTTTTGGGGCATCACTGTCTTTATTATTTCTAACATGAAAGAGTTAATCTTGAGATCCCTCTTAGAAATTTATGGCGTATTTAGACTGTTCAATTTTGAACTTAAGTTGTTTCTAAATTTTGTTGATAGTTACAAAATTGTGGATGTAACTGCAAGATTAACAATATTGTGTAACATAATCCACATATCATCAGAAATTATTGGCTATTATATGAATTTTAACTGTCAAAATATGGTCTATATTTTGAAAGGAGAAAGTCTAACTGCTAACTCGGACCCTTTCCCGGTAGATTTTTTTTCCCTTTAGGGGCTATAACTACTTTGACTGTTTCCCTAGGAGTGGTGGATGAGACGAGTAGAAAAACTGCCGTTTCTTTGACTGAAGGACTGAATTTTGATAAAGACATTCAGGCCTGTGATATCAGGCTTTTTGAGTGTTTGGCCAGTCCATCCGCTCCAGGAATTTGAATTAATTTGCTTTCTACTCCTGGTCTCTATAGCCTACTGCTGCAGTGAAATGTTTGTTCAAACTTTGAAACGAAAGACCCATGTACAACACTGGCAAAGTGACATGCATTTCCTTGGCAACGAAATGAGCAGAACGCCTATTTTTCGCAGAGAGAAAAAAACAAGTGGCTTATATGAATCAGTACGGCACGATCAGTACAAGCGAACCTAATTGGCCTCTCATGATATCCTAGCTATTCGAAAAATGCTACTACGCATATCTTTCATGTTACCTCTTTACAGAGGAACTTACTATGTCTCCTGCGTGAGGCGATCATCAGCAGAAAGCATAGAGCCTGTCAAAAACCCAAGATTTGTTGTTCCAGTAGGCTTCATCAACGCGGCCAGAGTAGCTAGACTGGCCATGCTTGGCGGGAGATAACTTGGCTCCAGCCTTTATTCTCGGAAGTAAGATAATTCGGCCACTTGGTTCTCTCTAATATCTCACCATCCGTGTAACTGAATATGTCACTTGTAGCTATGCGCATCCTTCGAAGCAGAAATAGCAAAAGCTCTTCATTTTTCATTGTGTAACGAAAATATGATTTTTCATGGATGATGACCGGAAATTCTAGTGTCAGGGAGGATCTAAATGCCATTTCCCAGTATAGATTGTTGGGAGGGAAATAGTGTTTGCTGTGATAGGGGGTACTCAAATCATAGATTGGATCCAATCATTTTATACGAGGCTACTTGGGCTCTAAAGAGGAAAACTCGTGACAACAATTTGGAGAAAGGCTCAAAGAGTGTGAGACAGACCGGTACATAGAACTAATGCATTTGGCATATCACGCGAGTATGATCTGATGGCCAGGAGGAGCGGGTATAGTCCAGGAAAGCCTAGCCACATCTTTCTCGTTCCACCGTAGCTCCCGTCTGTAACTCGGTGTTGACTAATGAGTACTTGTAACATGGGTGAGCAGGTGGCTTAGctgtttttttttatatattttatatcaCCCTGGTTTCATGTGTTTTTCTTCCTATTCATAAACGAAATATTATTCACCACGATGCTCACTTTTTTTTGCGGTTATAATATACACGACTCCATCATTCACATACACGCTTGCACACTTGCAGTGGAAGGGGGATAAACAGTAATGTATGATACTAGTTGGACTTCAAGTTTTGATTGTGTTGTTGGTAGGTGTTCTGGATGGAACATTTGAAGGTGGTTGCCGTGATGACTGCGGCATAGTAGATTGAGCCAAGCCCTGGAGCCTGGATGGATTGACAATTCATGAGATGTGTTGCCGTGCCACTTTTTAAGTGTGTCTTCACCTGACTTCTGGAATTAACTGTCACTCGTCTGACTGCATCATTGCTAATATAGGTTAAAACAGCACAACTTAACTTTTTAtctttatatttattttattgtataCATCTCCATTTAGTCATGGCAAATCTTGACCTGTAATGAATTTGTTATTTCTTAGTTgcctattttttaaaaataaatctgCATCATCTGAAATCACGCACCGCTAAGTCAAAAACTACACTGAACTAGCGATATGTTATTGTGATTTCTTGTTTGTAAGTTATATATGGGATGGCCTTCCGACAAGGATGGTCGAATGATGatcaatactactccctccgtcccgattTAATTAACTTGGGGGAGGAAGACGTTTCACAATTGTAATTTTACAATCCAGTCCTACATATTTCCCAGATCTGATCGCTCAGTCCCACGATCCATTCTCCGTCTAGATCGCCAGCTCGATCCAGATCGCCAGCTGCTCGCCTGGCTGAGGCGCGCGCCGGATCCAGATCGCCTCCGCCTACCGCCTCTGCTCTTGGTCAACCGGGGCATGGAGATTGCCAGCTCCATCCAGATCGCCAGCTCGATCCAGCGCCTCCGCCTACCGCCTCTGCTCCTGGTCAACCGGGGCATGGAGATTGAGATGTGCCGGAGATggtggggaggaggagaaggaagtgGGGATCGGTGGAGACGCGTGGGTAGAAGGTGGCgtcagagaggaggaggagaaggggacgcCGGCGACGGGGACGAGGTCGCCACGCGAGGAGTGGATGGGGACGGGTTACGACTGCTGTGTGCGTGGACTGGACGCGGGCACGTGGTTGTGACTCGGGTCAAGCGGCGGGGACAGGCGGGTAGCAGTTAAAAAATGATAGGGGGTTTTGCGTAAAATTACCGCCGAGTTAATTAaatcgggacggagggagtatattataaAGCATGTTTGAGATTATAGAGTT contains the following coding sequences:
- the LOC124708229 gene encoding transmembrane protein 234 homolog, whose protein sequence is MATAALGGDAASMVAVGLVWGVTNALMRRGALVWDRRSRSLPAGSGAIRRWADLLLTWQYSAPFLANLSASATFFRLLGDAPISVAVPVTNATTFAATAVAAALLGEDTRAAPAALGTALIVLGVWVCIS
- the LOC124673390 gene encoding putative disease resistance protein RGA3, whose translation is MDVLISAIVGDLVSRSASFVISKYFQKQPGIDEILQRLDRVVLRIDIVIEEAQGRHITNQGMLRQLGVLRQGMYRGCYMLDALRFQAALDEEVSHSSSVLSKSSPAKRICFSRPCSGSNNRKALLFDINNNIREELQRMVDTLEGTMAGVKEFLFFLELYPRIVRQPYGTYLILDNCMFGRQTEREQILNFLLCPNATPDLAVLPIVGPIRVGKSTLVEYVCRDASVRGRFSMIVFFPEGSLKYEGVIDLKGNNINGLVRHRNCASQNRLLIIVEITEGINEAAWTRLKSSVTSMTPCSGSKIIITSRSDIIANLGTTEALRLDFLPPEAYWHFFKSLAFGSTKPDDQPKLAIMAMEIALEQTQCFKSALIIAGLLRDNFNAQFWCTVLQCVRAYKQTHFLMSDKHPNLCLREDEPVYYWRLARSSKYFLVCNHHQLDSGEEIPKISVHDIILGCGGTLPRGKFEALAWRSRIPPYYNYKISCKLQTPQPMVKRKKRVSRHERHFI